A single genomic interval of Agromyces cerinus harbors:
- a CDS encoding NUDIX hydrolase, translating into MPHQTESQGDLSTRLAVSTVIFALRPDRSGRPVLWTPLVRRTREPQLGLWALPGGWLPPAEELEAAAARTLRLTTGLAPTYLEQLYTFGEVDRSPGARVVSVVYWALVQSDEAARATAGPNVRWVPADTLPGLAFDHNRIIEYALWRLRTKVEYAWIAHAFLGETFTLAELREVVEAVLQRPLDPANFRRTMLASGRLRETGERLAGARNRPPKLYRYDPTALAATTEPTARTEALKERPAS; encoded by the coding sequence ATGCCGCACCAGACCGAATCCCAGGGCGATCTGTCGACACGCCTCGCGGTCTCGACGGTGATCTTCGCCCTGCGCCCCGATCGCTCCGGTCGCCCAGTGCTCTGGACCCCGCTCGTGCGTCGCACGCGTGAGCCCCAACTCGGGCTCTGGGCCCTGCCCGGCGGCTGGCTGCCGCCCGCCGAGGAGCTCGAGGCCGCGGCCGCTCGCACCCTGCGACTGACGACCGGCCTCGCTCCCACCTACCTCGAGCAGCTCTACACCTTCGGCGAGGTCGACCGCTCCCCCGGGGCCCGCGTCGTCTCGGTCGTCTACTGGGCGCTCGTGCAGAGCGACGAGGCGGCACGTGCCACGGCGGGGCCGAACGTGCGCTGGGTGCCTGCCGACACGCTGCCCGGGCTCGCGTTCGACCACAACCGCATCATCGAGTACGCGCTCTGGCGCCTGCGCACCAAGGTCGAGTACGCCTGGATCGCGCACGCGTTCCTCGGCGAGACCTTCACCCTCGCCGAACTCCGCGAGGTCGTCGAAGCCGTGCTGCAGCGCCCGCTCGACCCCGCGAACTTCCGCCGCACGATGCTCGCCTCGGGCCGACTGCGCGAGACCGGCGAGCGCCTGGCCGGCGCACGGAACCGGCCTCCGAAGCTCTACCGCTACGACCCCACCGCCCTCGCGGCGACCACCGAACCGACCGCGCGAACCGAAGCGCTGAAGGAGCGACCGGCATCATGA
- the nadA gene encoding quinolinate synthase NadA yields MTISIDDLQTDDTRAAASVDRTIRLITAGAAAGESCSPELAKGPWEFDAGPVAYGPGSSMGDVIPTGSPRQGALPESYRTASADELHARIRAAKATLGDRAVVLGHFYQRDEVIEHADFVGDSFQLANAALTRPDAEAIVFCGVHFMAETADLLSTPEQAVILPNLAAGCSMADMADESSVEECWEQLESVYGDLTATDADGRVPVIPVTYMNSSAALKGFVGRHGGIVCTSSNAKTVLEWAFERGQRVLFFPDQHLGRNTAKAMGVPLEQMPMWNPRKALGGSTVGELGDARVILWHGFCSVHRRFTVDQIAQARIDHPGVQVIVHPECPMPVVDAADAAGSTDFIVKAIQAAPAGSTFAIGTEINLVQRLAAEYPQHEIFCLDPVVCPCSTMYRIHPGYLAWVLEELVAGRVVNRITVADDVAEPARVALERMLAAKPPAAAPQPVAGA; encoded by the coding sequence ATGACCATCTCCATCGACGACCTGCAGACCGATGACACGCGCGCCGCGGCATCCGTCGACCGCACCATCCGGCTCATCACGGCCGGAGCCGCCGCCGGCGAGTCGTGCTCGCCCGAGCTCGCGAAGGGGCCGTGGGAGTTCGACGCGGGCCCCGTCGCGTACGGCCCCGGCTCCTCGATGGGCGACGTGATCCCCACGGGCTCGCCGCGGCAGGGTGCGCTGCCCGAGTCGTACCGCACGGCCTCCGCCGACGAGCTCCACGCGCGCATCCGTGCCGCGAAGGCGACGCTCGGCGACCGCGCGGTCGTGCTCGGCCACTTCTACCAGCGCGACGAGGTCATCGAGCACGCCGACTTCGTGGGCGACTCGTTCCAGCTCGCGAACGCCGCGCTCACCCGGCCCGACGCCGAGGCCATCGTCTTCTGCGGCGTGCACTTCATGGCCGAGACGGCCGACCTGCTCTCGACGCCCGAGCAGGCCGTGATCCTGCCGAACCTCGCCGCGGGCTGCTCGATGGCCGACATGGCCGATGAGAGCTCGGTCGAGGAGTGCTGGGAGCAGCTCGAGTCGGTCTACGGCGACCTCACGGCGACCGATGCCGACGGCAGGGTGCCGGTCATCCCGGTCACCTACATGAACTCGTCGGCCGCGCTCAAGGGCTTCGTCGGCCGGCACGGCGGCATCGTCTGCACCTCCTCGAACGCGAAGACCGTGCTGGAGTGGGCGTTCGAGCGCGGGCAGCGGGTGCTCTTCTTCCCCGACCAGCACCTCGGTCGCAACACCGCGAAGGCCATGGGCGTGCCGCTCGAGCAGATGCCGATGTGGAACCCGCGCAAGGCGCTCGGCGGCAGCACGGTGGGCGAGCTGGGCGACGCCCGCGTCATCCTCTGGCACGGCTTCTGCTCGGTGCACCGCCGGTTCACGGTCGACCAGATCGCGCAGGCGCGCATCGACCACCCCGGCGTGCAGGTCATCGTGCACCCAGAGTGCCCCATGCCGGTCGTCGACGCAGCGGATGCCGCGGGCTCGACCGACTTCATCGTGAAGGCGATCCAGGCCGCCCCCGCCGGCTCGACCTTCGCGATCGGCACCGAGATCAACCTCGTGCAGCGCCTCGCGGCCGAGTACCCGCAGCACGAGATCTTCTGCCTCGACCCCGTCGTGTGCCCGTGCTCGACGATGTACCGCATCCACCCCGGCTACCTCGCCTGGGTGCTCGAGGAGCTCGTCGCGGGTCGCGTCGTCAACCGCATCACGGTGGCCGATGACGTGGCGGAGCCTGCACGCGTCGCCCTCGAGCGGATGCTGGCGGCGAAGCCGCCGGCAGCGGCCCCGCAGCCGGTCGCGGGAGCCTGA
- the nadB gene encoding L-aspartate oxidase — MARVLVIGGGIAGLWAAVKATDAGHTVELVTKAELAEGNTRYAQGGIAAALFPDDSTERHFADTIEAGAGLADPVAVRVLVDEGPDRVRDLIRFGVAFDRGESGLERGLEAAHSRARILHAGGDATGAAIEHALVATVRRRAVAIDEQTMLVDLVVETGHVVGARLLGPSGAVVERRADAVVLATGGSGCLFRHTTNPAVATGDGVAAAWRAGARVADLEFTQFHPTALAAPGTPLISEAVRGEGAVLLDAGGRRFLLDLDPRGELAPRDVVARAVWRRSLEQGGAPVLLDATSLGRAELARRFPGLDTVARAAGFDWAREPIPVTPAAHYAMGGVATDLDGRTSLPGLFAVGEVARTGVHGANRLASNSLLEAAVFADRTVRAITASEAPVRQVLIADDEAAGSPDTAAVVHGVPVDRDELQALMWSHVGLERDEEGLAAASARLDAWRALEPVDRRSAEDRNLLDLARLTVAAARARRASCGAHFRTDDPNLVVAHLPTPLEREAA, encoded by the coding sequence ATGGCGCGCGTGCTCGTGATCGGCGGCGGCATCGCCGGGCTCTGGGCCGCGGTGAAGGCCACCGATGCCGGGCACACCGTCGAGCTCGTCACGAAGGCGGAGCTCGCAGAGGGCAACACCCGCTATGCGCAGGGCGGCATCGCCGCGGCCCTCTTCCCCGACGACTCGACCGAACGCCACTTCGCCGACACGATCGAGGCGGGCGCCGGACTCGCCGATCCCGTTGCCGTGCGCGTGCTCGTCGACGAGGGCCCCGATCGGGTGCGCGACCTGATCCGCTTCGGGGTCGCATTCGATCGCGGCGAGTCGGGCCTCGAGCGCGGCCTCGAGGCCGCACACTCACGCGCACGCATCCTGCACGCCGGCGGCGACGCCACCGGCGCGGCGATCGAGCACGCCCTCGTCGCCACCGTGCGGCGCCGCGCCGTGGCGATCGACGAGCAGACGATGCTCGTCGACCTCGTCGTCGAGACCGGGCACGTGGTCGGGGCACGGCTGCTCGGGCCATCCGGAGCCGTCGTCGAGCGCCGCGCCGACGCGGTCGTGCTGGCCACCGGCGGCAGCGGATGCCTCTTCCGCCATACGACGAACCCGGCGGTCGCGACCGGCGACGGCGTGGCCGCCGCATGGCGCGCGGGTGCACGGGTCGCCGACCTCGAGTTCACCCAGTTCCACCCGACCGCGCTGGCAGCCCCCGGCACCCCGCTCATCTCGGAGGCCGTGCGCGGCGAGGGCGCCGTGCTGCTCGATGCCGGCGGCCGCCGCTTCCTGCTCGACCTCGACCCGCGCGGCGAGCTCGCCCCCCGCGACGTCGTCGCGCGTGCCGTCTGGCGGCGCTCGCTCGAGCAGGGCGGTGCCCCCGTGCTGCTCGACGCCACCTCGCTCGGCAGGGCCGAGCTCGCCCGGCGCTTCCCCGGCCTCGACACCGTCGCGCGTGCAGCCGGCTTCGACTGGGCCCGGGAGCCGATTCCGGTGACCCCCGCCGCGCACTACGCCATGGGCGGCGTCGCGACCGACCTCGACGGGCGCACGAGCCTGCCCGGCCTCTTCGCCGTCGGCGAGGTCGCCCGCACGGGCGTGCACGGGGCGAATCGGCTCGCGTCGAACTCCCTGCTCGAAGCGGCCGTGTTCGCCGACCGCACGGTGCGGGCGATCACCGCTTCGGAAGCGCCGGTACGGCAGGTCCTCATCGCCGACGACGAGGCCGCCGGATCGCCCGACACTGCTGCAGTCGTGCACGGCGTCCCCGTCGATCGCGACGAGTTGCAGGCCCTCATGTGGAGCCACGTGGGGCTCGAACGCGACGAGGAGGGGCTGGCGGCGGCATCCGCTCGGCTCGATGCGTGGCGCGCACTCGAGCCCGTCGACCGCCGCAGCGCCGAGGATCGCAACCTGCTCGACCTGGCGCGGCTCACCGTCGCGGCGGCACGTGCTCGCCGAGCGAGCTGCGGCGCGCACTTCCGCACGGATGACCCGAACCTCGTCGTTGCCCACCTCCCCACCCCGCTCGAACGAGAGGCCGCCTGA
- the nadC gene encoding carboxylating nicotinate-nucleotide diphosphorylase, whose protein sequence is MTDAREVDRIVGAALDEDAPWGDLTSEVLIPATATATAELMAREAGVLSGIEVFAAAFRLVDPAVVVEQLAADGEPFEAGAVLARVSGPARGILRAERVGLNLVQRMSGIATLTARYVAETDGTRARIVDTRKTTPGLRSLERQSVRDGGGRNHRRSLSDAVMAKDNHLAVLTAGGHDLATALRAARDRMPHTAHLEVEVDRLDQVEAVLAGGADTVMLDNFTPDGLRAGVALIAGRAIVEASGGVSLETVREIASTGVDVISVGALTHSVRSLDLGLDVAVTT, encoded by the coding sequence ATGACCGACGCACGAGAGGTCGACCGCATCGTCGGCGCAGCGCTCGACGAGGACGCCCCGTGGGGCGATCTGACCTCCGAGGTGCTGATCCCCGCCACCGCCACCGCCACCGCCGAACTCATGGCGCGCGAGGCGGGCGTGCTCAGCGGCATCGAGGTGTTCGCCGCGGCGTTCCGACTCGTCGACCCCGCGGTGGTCGTCGAGCAGCTCGCCGCCGACGGCGAGCCGTTCGAGGCCGGTGCGGTGCTCGCCCGGGTCAGCGGTCCGGCACGCGGCATCCTGCGCGCCGAGCGCGTCGGGCTGAACCTCGTGCAGCGCATGTCTGGGATCGCGACGCTCACCGCCCGGTACGTGGCGGAGACCGACGGCACCCGTGCGCGCATCGTCGACACCCGCAAGACGACGCCGGGGCTGCGCAGCCTCGAACGCCAGTCCGTGCGCGACGGCGGCGGCCGCAACCACCGGCGCTCGCTCTCCGACGCGGTCATGGCGAAGGACAACCACCTCGCCGTGCTCACGGCGGGAGGACACGACCTCGCGACCGCGCTCCGGGCGGCGCGCGACCGGATGCCGCACACGGCCCACCTCGAGGTCGAGGTCGACCGGCTCGACCAGGTCGAGGCCGTGCTCGCGGGCGGGGCCGACACCGTCATGCTCGACAACTTCACGCCCGACGGCCTGAGGGCGGGCGTCGCGCTCATCGCGGGGCGTGCGATCGTCGAGGCATCGGGCGGCGTCTCGCTCGAGACGGTGCGCGAGATCGCCTCGACCGGCGTCGACGTGATCTCGGTCGGGGCGCTCACCCACTCGGTGCGCTCGCTCGATCTCGGCCTCGATGTCGCGGTGACGACGTGA
- a CDS encoding cysteine desulfurase family protein, with the protein MIFLDHAATTPVRREVLEAMWPYLSGSFGNPSSHHALGDEASRALAAARATVAAVVGCRPGDVVFTSGGTEADNLAVKGLALANPRGRHLVVSPIEHEAVLESAAYLARVHGFEVSEVAVDAGGRVTPEALARVVRPDTALVSVQLANNEIGTVQPIAELAAVAHAAGALMHTDAVQAAGWLPLSLDALGVDALSLAGHKVGAPKGTGALVVRGRLPLEPVLHGGGQERGRRSGTENVAGAVAFATALRLAEAERADAAARVAELGSEFTATIAATVPGARPTGDPEDRLPGTVSFVFPGTSGEAVLLELERDGVVCSSGSACAAGSDEPSHVLTAIGLPADLAQTAVRFTLGAETTAEELTDAAASVARAVSAVRGIVAT; encoded by the coding sequence GTGATCTTCCTCGATCACGCGGCCACGACGCCCGTACGCCGCGAGGTGCTCGAGGCGATGTGGCCGTACCTCTCGGGCTCCTTCGGCAACCCGTCGAGCCACCACGCACTCGGCGACGAGGCGTCCCGTGCCCTCGCCGCCGCCCGCGCGACCGTCGCCGCGGTCGTCGGCTGCCGGCCCGGCGACGTCGTCTTCACGAGCGGCGGCACCGAGGCCGATAACCTCGCGGTGAAGGGCCTCGCCCTCGCGAACCCGCGCGGGCGGCACCTCGTGGTCTCGCCGATCGAACACGAGGCCGTGCTCGAATCCGCGGCATACCTCGCCCGGGTGCACGGCTTCGAGGTCTCCGAGGTCGCGGTCGACGCGGGCGGACGAGTCACGCCCGAGGCGCTCGCCCGGGTCGTCCGGCCCGACACCGCGCTCGTCTCGGTGCAGCTCGCGAACAACGAGATCGGCACGGTGCAGCCGATCGCCGAGCTCGCCGCCGTCGCGCACGCCGCCGGGGCGCTCATGCACACCGACGCCGTGCAGGCGGCCGGCTGGCTCCCCCTCTCGCTCGATGCACTCGGCGTCGACGCCCTCTCGCTCGCCGGTCACAAGGTCGGGGCGCCGAAGGGCACGGGCGCCCTCGTCGTGCGCGGACGCCTGCCGCTCGAACCGGTGCTGCACGGCGGCGGGCAGGAACGCGGCCGCAGGTCGGGCACCGAGAACGTCGCGGGCGCGGTCGCCTTCGCGACGGCCCTGCGCCTCGCAGAGGCCGAACGAGCGGATGCCGCGGCGCGCGTCGCCGAGCTCGGCTCCGAGTTCACGGCGACGATCGCTGCGACCGTTCCCGGGGCCCGGCCGACCGGCGACCCCGAGGACCGCCTGCCCGGCACGGTCTCCTTCGTCTTCCCCGGCACGAGCGGCGAGGCCGTGCTGCTCGAGCTCGAGCGCGACGGCGTCGTCTGCTCGAGCGGCTCGGCCTGCGCGGCCGGCAGCGACGAGCCCTCGCACGTGCTCACGGCGATCGGGCTCCCCGCCGACCTCGCGCAGACGGCCGTGCGCTTCACGCTCGGCGCGGAGACCACGGCCGAAGAGCTGACGGATGCCGCGGCATCCGTCGCGCGTGCCGTGTCGGCCGTTCGCGGTATCGTGGCGACATGA
- a CDS encoding DHA2 family efflux MFS transporter permease subunit, with translation MHEHSDVEALHGARNNRVIWLLLAASFVVILNETIMGVAIPHLVVDLGISISQAQWLTTAFMLTMAVVIPITGYLLQRFATRPIFIAAMSLFSTGTLIAAMAPGFEVLLVGRVVQASGTAIMMPLLMTTLMTLVAPSDRGRLMGRVAIVMSVAPAIGPTISGLILNSLSWRFMFWLVLPIALAMLVIGIRRVENVSEPRKIPIDVFSVVLSAFGFGGLVYGLSQIGAETAGSTFGAAPMWIAFAVGAVSIGAFIWRQLILQKQDRALLDLRTFLSRNFSISIGLMTIMMAALFGTIILLPIYLQNVLHLEPIMTGLLLLPGGLTMGLLGPTVGRLFDRLGPTPLLVPGAFVVSGVLWSLTLVTDTTSPWLLLVAHVVLSAGLAFMFTPLFTSALGSVDPKFYSHGSAIVGTVQQVAGAAGTALFVTIMATQSLTATTAGATAEAAAASGIRSAFMVGAILSLLAIVGAFFVRKPADMMEGAPVAH, from the coding sequence ATGCACGAGCACTCCGATGTCGAGGCGCTGCACGGCGCCCGCAACAACCGGGTGATCTGGCTCCTCCTCGCCGCCTCCTTCGTCGTCATCCTCAACGAGACGATCATGGGCGTGGCGATCCCGCACCTCGTCGTCGACCTCGGCATCTCGATCTCCCAGGCGCAGTGGCTGACCACCGCGTTCATGCTGACCATGGCCGTCGTCATCCCGATCACCGGCTACCTGCTGCAGCGATTCGCGACCCGCCCGATCTTCATCGCGGCGATGAGCCTCTTCTCGACGGGCACGCTCATCGCGGCCATGGCCCCGGGCTTCGAGGTGCTCCTCGTCGGCCGCGTCGTGCAGGCGAGCGGCACGGCCATCATGATGCCGCTGCTCATGACCACGCTCATGACCCTGGTCGCTCCGAGCGACCGCGGCCGGCTCATGGGCCGCGTCGCGATCGTGATGTCGGTGGCCCCCGCGATCGGGCCGACCATCTCGGGCCTCATCCTGAACTCGCTCTCGTGGCGGTTCATGTTCTGGCTCGTGCTGCCGATCGCGCTCGCGATGCTCGTCATCGGCATCCGCCGGGTCGAGAACGTCAGCGAACCCCGCAAGATCCCCATCGACGTGTTCTCGGTGGTCCTGTCGGCCTTCGGCTTCGGCGGCCTCGTCTACGGGCTCAGCCAGATCGGCGCCGAGACCGCCGGCAGCACCTTCGGCGCGGCACCCATGTGGATCGCGTTCGCCGTCGGTGCGGTCTCGATCGGCGCGTTCATCTGGCGCCAGCTGATCCTGCAGAAGCAGGACCGCGCGCTGCTCGACCTCCGCACGTTCCTGTCGCGCAACTTCTCGATCTCGATCGGCCTCATGACGATCATGATGGCGGCGCTGTTCGGCACGATCATCCTGCTGCCGATCTACCTGCAGAACGTGCTGCACCTCGAACCGATCATGACCGGGCTGCTGCTCCTGCCCGGCGGCCTCACGATGGGCCTGCTCGGCCCGACCGTCGGCCGTCTCTTCGACCGGCTCGGGCCGACGCCGTTGCTCGTACCGGGCGCGTTCGTCGTCAGCGGCGTGCTCTGGTCGCTCACGCTCGTGACCGACACGACCTCGCCGTGGCTGCTGCTCGTCGCCCACGTCGTGCTCTCGGCGGGCCTCGCGTTCATGTTCACCCCGTTGTTCACCTCGGCGCTCGGCTCGGTCGACCCGAAGTTCTACTCGCACGGCTCGGCGATCGTCGGCACCGTGCAGCAGGTGGCCGGTGCCGCAGGCACGGCGCTCTTCGTGACGATCATGGCGACGCAGTCGCTGACCGCGACCACGGCGGGTGCGACGGCCGAGGCGGCTGCGGCGTCGGGCATCCGGTCGGCGTTCATGGTGGGAGCGATCCTCTCGCTCCTCGCGATCGTCGGGGCGTTCTTCGTGCGCAAGCCCGCCGACATGATGGAGGGCGCGCCGGTGGCGCACTGA
- a CDS encoding VWA domain-containing protein codes for MGRHSEAATAKKPGRKLILSIIGAVVVVGVVSSGVFVWVGGYLNPLFASADSGCAETERLAIVADTSIAPALADIAEKFDAKSDLCVSTEITAQDSADTAAVVASGGAEADAWIPEATVWVDRMNATATSLGQSAPEIDVRESVASSPVVFAGATTKATELAAEPVSWARVLGGTLPTILPDPEASAASLAGLLALRGHSSPDDPRQFAGAMIELSKTIPASTSAAFGSVTASHEPAVVVTSEAQVAAYNLDGPAEALVAAYPVDGTVSLDYPLVRLSAPDEPAEAEADGDTASEEKAGAATHDELLDAFETAVRKATKILAANGFRAPDGSGKLDVAGVGAEAPAATAALDGATQLEILRAWSVLTLRSRMLAVIDVSGSMEEPAENGLRRIDIFQQAAVGAMQKFSGEVELGVWVFSTARNGELDYEDLSPIAPLADVAHTQQIAGIIQSLPDRLGGATGLYDTTLAAVKRVRESYDPEKVNSVLLFTDGKNEDENGIDLDTLLAELAKIDDPSKPVPVIMIGFGPDTDLAAMQRIAQATKGAAYSASKPEDLGTVLVDALSQRSCRPNCG; via the coding sequence GTGGGACGTCACAGTGAAGCGGCAACGGCGAAGAAGCCGGGCCGCAAACTCATCCTGTCCATCATCGGTGCAGTCGTCGTCGTCGGAGTCGTGTCATCAGGCGTCTTCGTCTGGGTCGGCGGCTACCTGAACCCCCTGTTCGCGTCGGCCGACTCCGGCTGCGCCGAGACCGAGCGACTCGCCATCGTCGCCGACACGTCGATCGCGCCCGCGCTCGCCGACATCGCCGAGAAGTTCGACGCGAAGTCCGACCTCTGCGTGTCGACCGAGATCACCGCGCAGGACTCGGCCGACACCGCTGCGGTGGTCGCCTCCGGCGGTGCCGAGGCCGACGCCTGGATCCCCGAGGCGACCGTGTGGGTCGACCGCATGAACGCGACCGCCACCTCGCTCGGCCAGTCGGCGCCCGAGATCGATGTTCGCGAGTCCGTCGCCTCGTCGCCGGTCGTGTTCGCCGGCGCCACGACGAAGGCCACCGAACTGGCGGCCGAACCGGTGAGCTGGGCACGGGTGCTCGGCGGCACGCTGCCGACGATCCTGCCCGACCCCGAGGCATCCGCTGCGAGCCTCGCCGGACTGCTCGCTCTCCGCGGCCACTCCTCGCCCGACGACCCGCGACAGTTCGCCGGCGCCATGATCGAGCTCAGCAAGACCATCCCCGCCTCGACGAGTGCCGCGTTCGGCTCCGTCACCGCCTCGCATGAGCCCGCCGTCGTCGTCACGAGCGAGGCGCAGGTCGCCGCCTACAACCTCGACGGCCCGGCCGAGGCCCTCGTCGCGGCCTATCCCGTCGACGGCACCGTCTCGCTCGACTACCCGTTGGTGCGCCTGTCGGCGCCCGACGAGCCGGCAGAGGCCGAGGCCGACGGCGATACCGCCTCCGAGGAGAAAGCGGGCGCTGCGACGCACGACGAACTGCTCGACGCCTTCGAGACCGCGGTCCGCAAGGCCACGAAGATCCTGGCCGCCAACGGCTTCCGAGCCCCCGACGGCTCGGGCAAGCTCGATGTCGCCGGTGTCGGGGCCGAGGCGCCTGCGGCGACGGCGGCACTCGACGGCGCCACGCAGCTCGAGATCCTGCGCGCGTGGTCGGTGCTGACCCTCCGCTCGCGCATGCTCGCCGTCATCGACGTGTCGGGCTCGATGGAGGAGCCCGCCGAGAACGGCTTGCGCCGCATCGACATCTTCCAGCAGGCCGCCGTCGGCGCGATGCAGAAGTTCTCGGGCGAGGTCGAACTCGGCGTCTGGGTCTTCTCCACGGCCCGCAACGGCGAGCTCGACTATGAGGACCTGTCGCCGATCGCGCCGCTCGCCGATGTCGCGCACACGCAGCAGATCGCCGGGATCATCCAATCGCTGCCCGACAGACTCGGCGGGGCTACCGGGCTCTACGACACCACCCTCGCGGCGGTCAAGCGCGTGCGTGAGTCGTACGACCCCGAGAAGGTCAACTCGGTGCTGCTGTTCACCGACGGCAAGAACGAGGACGAGAACGGCATCGATCTCGACACGCTGCTCGCCGAGCTCGCGAAGATCGACGACCCGTCGAAGCCGGTGCCCGTCATCATGATCGGGTTCGGCCCCGACACCGACCTCGCCGCGATGCAGCGCATCGCCCAGGCGACGAAGGGTGCGGCGTACTCGGCCTCGAAGCCCGAAGACCTCGGCACGGTGCTCGTCGACGCGCTCTCGCAGCGCAGCTGTCGCCCGAACTGCGGCTGA
- a CDS encoding phosphoribosyltransferase → MEHFTNRADAGRRLAAALEGVDLGRPVVLGLPRGGVPVAAPVAAALGAPLDVLVVRKLGVPGQPEVAMGAIGEQGARVLNDDIVDSVYVSPGELRDIERVERAELEARVARFRGGAPPVLLEGRTAVIVDDGVATGATARVAAVVAKARGASRVVLAIPVGPSDSLGSLAADPAIDEIVCLSVPRGFMAVGMHYLDFAQTTDAQVAELLAAARAGD, encoded by the coding sequence ATGGAGCACTTCACGAATCGGGCCGACGCCGGTCGGCGGCTCGCCGCGGCACTCGAGGGCGTCGACCTCGGCAGGCCGGTGGTGCTCGGCCTCCCGCGTGGCGGCGTGCCCGTCGCGGCACCGGTCGCCGCGGCGCTCGGCGCACCGCTCGACGTGCTCGTCGTGCGCAAGCTCGGGGTGCCCGGGCAGCCCGAGGTCGCGATGGGCGCGATCGGCGAGCAGGGCGCCCGCGTGCTGAACGACGACATCGTCGACTCGGTCTACGTCTCACCCGGGGAGCTCCGCGACATCGAACGGGTCGAGCGCGCCGAGCTCGAGGCGCGCGTCGCCCGCTTCCGCGGCGGTGCGCCGCCGGTCTTGCTCGAGGGACGCACCGCGGTGATCGTCGACGACGGCGTCGCGACGGGTGCCACCGCGCGCGTCGCCGCCGTCGTCGCGAAGGCACGCGGGGCCTCGCGAGTGGTGCTCGCGATTCCCGTCGGCCCATCCGACTCGCTGGGCTCGCTCGCCGCCGACCCCGCGATCGACGAGATCGTCTGCCTCTCGGTGCCGCGCGGCTTCATGGCCGTCGGCATGCACTACCTCGACTTCGCACAGACCACCGATGCCCAGGTGGCCGAGCTGCTGGCGGCGGCGCGAGCCGGCGACTGA
- a CDS encoding putative protein N(5)-glutamine methyltransferase produces the protein MPTETETEIVTRLRAAGCVFAEDEAALLLETGAADGELEVLVERRVAGEPLEQVLGWAEFAGLRIRVLPGVFVPRRRTEFLAAEAARLATVAGRARLPVVVDLCCGAGAIGAAIADAAGPLQLVAADLDPVAVQAARLNLEPIGGLVCEGDLYDALPAVLRGRIDVLAVNAPYVPSDAIAMMPPEARDHEARLALDGGGDGLDVHRRVAASARSWLAPGGALLIETSVRQAPVAVAFFEAGGLDARILHDDDADATVVVGVRGADRA, from the coding sequence ATGCCGACCGAGACTGAGACTGAGATCGTGACCCGCCTGCGGGCGGCCGGATGCGTGTTCGCCGAAGACGAAGCGGCGCTGCTGCTCGAGACGGGCGCCGCCGACGGCGAGCTCGAGGTGCTCGTCGAGCGCCGGGTCGCCGGCGAACCCCTCGAGCAGGTGCTCGGCTGGGCCGAATTCGCGGGCCTGCGCATCCGGGTGCTGCCCGGTGTCTTCGTGCCGCGACGCCGCACCGAGTTCCTCGCCGCCGAGGCGGCGCGCCTCGCGACGGTCGCGGGTCGAGCCCGCCTCCCCGTCGTCGTCGACCTCTGCTGCGGAGCCGGCGCCATCGGTGCGGCGATCGCGGATGCCGCAGGGCCGCTGCAGCTCGTCGCGGCCGACCTCGACCCCGTCGCGGTGCAGGCGGCGCGCCTGAACCTCGAACCGATCGGCGGACTCGTCTGCGAGGGCGACCTCTACGACGCGCTGCCCGCAGTACTCCGCGGCCGCATCGACGTGCTCGCCGTCAACGCCCCCTACGTGCCGAGCGACGCGATCGCCATGATGCCGCCCGAGGCGCGCGACCACGAGGCGCGCTTGGCGCTCGACGGCGGGGGAGACGGGCTCGACGTGCATCGCCGCGTCGCGGCATCCGCTCGCTCCTGGCTCGCCCCCGGCGGTGCGCTGCTGATCGAGACGAGTGTGCGGCAGGCGCCCGTCGCCGTGGCGTTCTTCGAGGCGGGCGGGCTCGACGCCCGGATCCTGCACGACGACGACGCCGACGCGACGGTGGTCGTCGGAGTGCGCGGCGCCGATCGCGCATAG